A window from Chitinophaga filiformis encodes these proteins:
- a CDS encoding right-handed parallel beta-helix repeat-containing protein: protein MKIRHDYRRHTLIAAAALLSFIVGCKKEADESIDKTIGNSATSVTTTTGRTFTLVPDAYGRLVINNSTGTYKPGDVIILKGTFKAVFISNMSGTASAPITFQNPSGSVSYFGDPAWAGGGYPCAFDFSNCHYIKLGSPNGKAYFVINGSTTTAREAYFNIHLGNHTDNFEIYNLSINNGGTGIVAKTEPVSTDALSVYPNSTMYNLSIHGISINNTRNEAMYLGHTATYWDLTAGVPYYGTTSGMVAGHKYVQPIKWNGVKIYSNIVSNSGLDGIQTAAMDNVEIYSNTVTNWATQHNSAHNGGILIGGRTMGTYTHDNIVRNGWGELCQFYGSGTNHIIKNNLFADNIGDGVSMRGAAGAAVQFLNNTVANTGGNNLRINGYTGQTGKNIVNGNVFIAPLKGVGTIYPKYYIYLENGAVVSEGTGTLANFKFATVAASGTTATNYYQITNKTLTSGYTSGYVKLY from the coding sequence ATGAAAATCAGACATGACTACCGCCGGCATACGCTTATTGCCGCAGCAGCACTCCTTTCGTTTATTGTAGGATGTAAGAAAGAAGCAGATGAAAGCATTGATAAGACGATCGGGAATTCAGCAACAAGTGTCACCACCACAACAGGAAGGACATTTACATTAGTACCGGATGCATACGGAAGATTGGTTATAAACAATTCGACAGGAACTTATAAACCAGGTGACGTTATCATTTTGAAGGGGACCTTTAAAGCGGTTTTCATTTCTAACATGAGCGGAACAGCATCTGCTCCTATTACTTTCCAGAACCCATCAGGCTCCGTTTCCTATTTTGGGGATCCTGCCTGGGCAGGAGGAGGTTATCCATGTGCATTTGATTTTTCTAATTGCCATTACATTAAACTGGGTAGTCCGAATGGTAAAGCTTATTTTGTGATCAATGGTTCTACCACGACTGCAAGAGAGGCCTATTTCAACATTCACCTGGGCAATCATACTGACAACTTCGAGATCTACAACCTGAGCATCAACAATGGTGGTACCGGTATCGTAGCGAAGACAGAGCCTGTTAGTACTGATGCATTATCTGTATATCCTAATTCTACCATGTATAACCTGAGCATTCATGGTATTTCCATCAACAATACCAGGAATGAAGCGATGTACCTGGGGCATACTGCCACCTATTGGGACCTTACAGCCGGTGTGCCTTACTATGGTACTACATCAGGTATGGTTGCTGGTCACAAGTATGTACAGCCAATCAAATGGAATGGTGTAAAGATTTACAGCAACATTGTATCCAACAGTGGTCTGGATGGTATTCAGACAGCTGCGATGGACAACGTGGAGATCTATTCCAACACGGTGACCAACTGGGCTACACAGCACAATTCTGCACACAATGGCGGTATCCTGATCGGAGGACGTACAATGGGCACTTACACACACGACAACATTGTTCGCAATGGCTGGGGTGAATTGTGCCAGTTCTACGGTTCCGGCACCAATCACATTATCAAAAACAACCTGTTTGCTGATAACATAGGTGATGGTGTGAGTATGAGAGGAGCTGCAGGTGCTGCTGTACAATTCCTGAACAACACAGTGGCCAACACAGGTGGTAACAACCTGCGTATCAATGGCTATACTGGTCAGACAGGCAAGAACATTGTAAACGGTAACGTGTTCATTGCTCCGCTGAAAGGCGTTGGCACAATCTATCCTAAGTATTATATCTATCTGGAGAATGGTGCGGTAGTGTCTGAAGGCACGGGCACACTGGCAAACTTTAAGTTCGCTACTGTAGCGGCTTCCGGTACCACTGCTACTAACTATTACCAGATCACCAACAAGACGCTCACAAGTGGTTACACATCCGGGTATGTGAAATTATACTAG
- a CDS encoding DNA/RNA non-specific endonuclease, whose translation MKTLSPRLLLIAVISFTIASCTKEEITPRPAPPVKGVVNEVTAATVSLSEDFESGTKTAYAAANVILGSGSWYFNDALIGNLSTDVKTGAAAARIRNTGSLTMNFNASGANTITISHAVFGTDGSSTWQLWISTDGGSTYTQTGSTVTTSSTSLQTATFTLSVTGNIRLSIRKVSGGSNRINIDNISISTGTSGGGGTPGDDSHLLLGNPSGAVSSTSYSTNYLMDQTYYIESYNSVRGTPNWVSWHISSSDLGSAPRQDDFRANTSLPSGWYQVGATSYSGSGFDRGHNCPSGDRTSTVTANSSTFLMTNMIPQAPQNNQQTWNNLEIYTRSLVTAGNEVYVIMGSYGTGGTGSNGGTTTTIDNGHVTVPSNVWKVIVVIANGNNDLSRISSSTRVIAVNTPNINSIGTDWKNYRTSVDAIEAATGYDLLSNVPASIQQVVEAQVDNQ comes from the coding sequence ATGAAAACCCTTTCCCCGCGGCTGCTATTGATAGCAGTCATTTCCTTCACTATTGCATCCTGTACAAAAGAAGAGATCACGCCACGTCCGGCGCCACCCGTAAAAGGTGTGGTAAATGAGGTAACTGCGGCGACTGTGTCTCTCTCTGAAGATTTTGAATCGGGCACTAAAACTGCGTACGCTGCCGCCAACGTAATCCTTGGTAGCGGTAGCTGGTATTTCAATGATGCGCTTATCGGCAATCTGTCAACAGATGTAAAAACCGGCGCAGCTGCTGCCCGTATCCGAAATACCGGATCTCTCACCATGAACTTCAATGCCTCCGGCGCCAACACCATCACCATTTCGCACGCGGTATTTGGCACTGACGGAAGCAGTACCTGGCAGCTGTGGATCTCCACTGATGGTGGCAGCACTTACACACAGACAGGCAGCACCGTTACAACATCTTCGACAAGCCTGCAAACGGCAACCTTCACCCTCAGTGTAACAGGCAACATCCGCTTATCCATCCGTAAAGTATCCGGTGGCAGCAACCGTATCAACATTGACAACATTAGCATCAGTACGGGCACTTCCGGTGGTGGTGGCACGCCAGGCGACGACAGTCACCTGTTGCTCGGCAATCCGAGTGGAGCTGTGAGCAGTACCTCCTACTCTACCAACTACCTGATGGATCAGACATATTACATAGAGTCATACAATAGTGTCAGAGGAACCCCTAATTGGGTAAGCTGGCATATCAGCAGTTCCGATCTGGGAAGTGCGCCACGCCAGGACGATTTCAGAGCTAATACCAGCCTGCCTTCGGGATGGTACCAGGTAGGCGCCACCAGTTATTCGGGCAGTGGTTTTGACAGGGGGCATAATTGTCCGTCGGGCGACAGAACATCGACCGTTACAGCCAATTCTTCCACCTTCCTGATGACCAACATGATCCCACAGGCGCCACAGAATAATCAGCAGACATGGAATAACCTGGAAATCTATACCCGCTCGCTCGTAACAGCAGGCAATGAAGTATATGTAATAATGGGGAGCTATGGCACCGGTGGTACCGGGAGTAACGGTGGTACAACAACCACTATAGACAATGGTCATGTAACAGTACCATCCAATGTCTGGAAAGTAATTGTCGTTATCGCGAACGGCAATAATGACCTTAGCCGTATCAGCTCTTCTACACGGGTGATCGCGGTAAATACGCCCAACATCAACAGCATAGGAACAGACTGGAAAAACTACCGTACCAGTGTAGATGCGATAGAAGCCGCAACCGGCTATGATCTCTTGTCTAACGTGCCCGCCAGCATCCAGCAGGTAGTGGAAGCACAGGTAGACAACCAATAA